The Solanum pennellii chromosome 7, SPENNV200 DNA segment AGAAGATAATTCAAGAATATGTGCAAAAGCAAATACCAAATGCTCCATCTCTTGCAGCTGCGTTGCTCAGAATGCATTTCCACGATTGCTTTGTCAGGGTAAGTTAATACCTCATTTCACATGAAGACCACCATTGCTTAAAGTAGTTTCCTGATTTGTTGATCGGATTTTTACAGGGTTGTGATGGTTCTGTACTCCTGAACTTCACTTCGAGCACGAAAAACCAGACTGAAAAAGTAGCAGTTCCTAATCAAACGCTGAGAGGCTTCTCATTCATCGATGGTGTGAAGAAAGCAGTAGAAGCTGAGTGCCCTGGTGTTGTCTCTTGTGCGGATATTGTTGCTTTGGTAGCTAGAGACTCTGTTGTAGTCACAGTAAGTACAAAACTCTGAACCATATTGCGGGCTGAAAAATAGGTTCTCAATCTTGTCTTCCTTTTTATGCAGGGAGGCCCTTACTGGAAGGTTCCAACTGGTAGAAGAGATGGAAGAATATCAAACGCCTCGGAAGCCTTGGCAAACATCCCTCCTCCGACGAGTAACTTTTCCAGTCTCCAGTCGTCTTTTGCCAGCAAGGGTCTTGACCTAAAAGACTTGGTTCTATTGTCTGGTAAGTTTAAATCAGTACATCCGCGCTCATTTCTGCTTATCCTATGCATACTCTCACAAAAATCATTGTTACTATGTACAATTTTCAATTAGGTGCACATACCATTGGAGTCTCTATTTTCATCACGTTTATACAATTTTACTGGAGTTTGGGGCAAAAAAGATCCATCTCTAGACAGCGAATATGCAGCTAATCTGAAGATGAAGAAATGCAAATCCATCAATGACAACACCACAATTGTCGAAATGGATCCTGGAAGTTCCAGTAAATTTGATCTGAGCTACTTCCAGCTAGTGCTCAGAAGAAAAGGGCTATTCCAATCTGATGCAGCCTTGACAACAAGTGCGACAACAAAGTCATTCATCAACCAGCTAGTACAAGGATCACTCAAACAATTCTATGCCGAATTTGGTGTAGCAATGGAGAAAATGGGAAAGATTGAAGTGAAGACCGGCTCTGCTGGTGAGATTAGGAAGCACTGTGCAGCTGTGAATAGTTAACAACGGTCTTTTTCCCTTTGTTCCCAACTTTCAGTATTCGTGTGTTTGTGTTTTGTATGTAACGCTTGTATAAATAATTCGGGATAACATGTATCATTTCTTTTTGTACTTATTCTTGTATATTGGTGGTTTCTCTTGAAATATTTAATCTCTCCGTACTACTATTGAATGATGACTCAGAATTACCATAAAATTCATTGCTTAGACTTTATACTTGGGTAATATCAGTGCCCTCCAGTATGTGATAATGTCAAATAATAATCTCAGTGGAGAGCTCCCTTCGTCTATTTGCAATAATTTGACATCTCTAGAAATTCTAGATTTGGGTAGAAACAATCTAAAGGGAGAAATTCCGCAATGTTTCGGTAATCTTGATATGCAGCACAACAGTCTTTCTGGTACTCTTCCAATGACTTTTAGAACTGGAACACTTAGAAGCTTCAACTAAAAGGAAAAAACTTAGGCCAACTGCAAAGAGTTGATTTAGGAGCTAATAAACTCAACGACGTGGTTGGGAACTCTTCCTAAGTTGAGAGTGTTAAGCTTGAGATCGAATACCAATTAGGAAGTAAAAACATGTTACTTGAGCTTAGAATATGGTAAACTAATTCTACCTAAATTATAAGTGGTAAATATGGTAAGTAATTCTATTTCATTGTTAACAACGCATCAGATACACCCACATTTATACAAGTAATATATTTCTTTGACAACAAACTGTCAGGACTCATGATTACAAAAAAAAGTATTCATTTCCTAGATATATACAGAGCAACAACAACACACTCAGTGGGATATATACAGAGTCAAGTATGCAAATACAGTTACTAACCATACAAAGAAAATAGGAACACTGGATCAGGTGGCGACATCAGAAGCCGGAATCACATGATAAGGATGCTTGACAATCCAAGGTGTGAACCAGTAAAACCACTCTGATAAAATCTTCCTTCGACTATAGTGAATCTAGTATTCCTGAAAAAAGTTGCCTAAATCAGACAAAACATCTACAAGGAGAACCAACACTGTTATGACTATTCATCAACCCCAAGCAAAAGATATATCTAAAGAACAAAGTTTCTTTTATTCACTGCATGAAATATTTATGGAAATGTCTTTCAAATAGTTTGCTCATTCTCATCAGACACCAACAGATTAGCATCATGCACTTTATATCACATGAAAGATTCAGACAATTTGTAACAGAAGCTGAAGTTCATTATAAATAGTCAATGAAATCTAATTCAAACCAAATTAACAAGAACATCTTAAAAGGCAGTCATTATCAGCAAAGAGCGACAAGTTAAATTCCCGCTAATCATCTGTAAATCAGATGCAAATTTTGTAACAAATAACAACGGAAAAAAAAATGCTGAAGGAGCTTCAGTAACTCAACCACCATATTTATTGGGCAAAACTCAAAAGTAAGAAACTCCAGAGTGAAATCCTTGTTTCCCTATCCCGCCCTTACTGTCCGCACCAGTAATCAATCAACCATCCCAACAGCATCCAACCAATCATATCCCActcactgttttttttttatttagcaaGTATACATACCCCACCCCTCTCAACTTCTTCTCCCTTGAGGATTACAGACCTTATCAACTGACAAGAGAGAGCGAGAGATTTTGTAAATGTCACGAAACATGATTAGACCATTACCAAGGAGAATAAGCATAGACATGACAACATAATAACACATGAACAAAGACCcaaatgaagaaggatataGTGGGCTTGTCAACATACTGATTAGGCAGTAGGCCTACTTGTCTTGAATTTCTTTGCGTCATATGGGTCCAGACTCCAGAGTCTTATAGAAAGTGTCAAATGAGATATTAGTCCTTTGCAGTGGACGACTCCAATTTCTGAAAAACTTGTTAATACAAGCAAGTAGCAACACTGCTTCCCTTGACATCTCCCCCCACACTTTGCACCAATCTCTTCAGCTCAATTTACCCTTAGCCCAATGAGAAATCAGACAAAACAGTACGCTGCAGGGGCTCACTCAGGAAGAAGGGTCAGGATACACGACAGGATGCTTAGAGAGGTGGACAGAAAGGAAGATGGATGAAGTTGCAGCAGGAGGAACCTGGGTATCCCGGGAAAAAAGATTCCAGTTTTCATAAATGGAAAAAGTCCTTTACTATCACTAACCTGGCGGAGGGGAAGTGTGGCAGGGCATTATGATGCATCTTGAATCACCACCCAAAAGGAAAAAAGTAGAAAAGAAAAGCAGAAAAGACTTTGATAAAACAACTGGTAATTTTACCCATGATTCAGTGACAAAATGTGCACCAAACTCCCCTTTAGAAATCTGAAACTCATACCTCAAACTCCAGAGAATTTTAGGATCACTAACAAGCCTCCTTAGATTTAAACACTGAGGTGTCCGTTATGAGACCTTTTCCCTATACAAAGTGGATCTGTCGAACCAAAAATGTAAGTCCTTTTCAGTCTTGAAAGATCATTTCACActactaaataataaatatgcacacatcagataatatcatataaTCATTTGTAACAGCCAAAGTAGCAAATATGCCATGTTTTGTCAGATATATAATTTCCAATAATCACATCTTAAAGAAGAAATGACCGCTGACCATTTATAGTCTACATTGTTAGAGAGACTATCCTTAAAAACAATGACAAATCCAACAAACTGTCTAATCCGACCATCTTACAGCTGTTAGATTAAACATTTTGGGAAAACATGAGTATTTTCATTTAAACTTCCTCGTATAGGAACTCGACATTGTATGAAATGGCATAAATGACACCTTTAAAAATCATTAACTGATCTAGAAAATGTTTCAATAAGGTCGTTTTACTATTTGATATCATATGAACATTGTTTACCTACACTAACTATCATGTATGTTCCTCAGTTCCATCTTCACCATTACCCAGTACAGTTCCATCTCCACCATTACCCAGTACAGTTCCATCTCCACCATTATCCAGTACAGTTCCATCTTGATCATTATTCAGTACAGATCCAATTTCTTGAACAACATCAGTAGTCGAATTTGCCTGCTGCGCAAATCTATCTTCTTTCCCTACTAAAGCCAGGCTCTCGAAAAAAGGCTCACCATGGAATGAGCGATTGGTGCCATGGATTCCGAGATAGCTTATGTTTCTCCTCTTGGGGTTGTATGAAACCATTCCGACCATTCTGGCAGAAATCAACAACTCACCGTGAGTCCTAAATCCCACAACATTCCTGAATCCTCCTCTCAAATCAATATTATGCAGCCTACTCCAAGACTTCACCACTCCATACTCTTTCATCACCCATATCCAGCAATAATCACTCTGCCAAAACTTTTCATACTCAATTAGGGCAAGCGACGTGCCCGTAATCATCACATCCAATTTCATTACATTTCTCTCAGCAACACTATCAGGCAAGCTTATTTCACTGAACTTTTCATTCCCCACATCAAATGCTACAATAAAACTACAATCTTTACTATTACCGCTGCTGCTGCTACTGCTACAACTACAATCATTGTTGCTACTCCCattaccatcatcatcatcgctTGAATGAGATGCAATCCAATGAACAGCCCCATTAAGAAAAGTCGAAACAGAATGATTTTGATGCAAAATATAAGAAGGGCACGCATCAGAAATAGTCCTCCAAACCCCACTACTCAAAGAGTAAACCTCAACCCCAGGTGGAACCAAGAATTTAACAGCCCTCAATTTATCAAGAAACTCAATCGTCGGTGGAATCTGCAATTTATAATCCTCAGTAGCAGTACTATTATAAACAACCCTAACAACTTTATAATCATGCTTCACACAATCAAACCCAAACCCATAAATACAAGACCCACGTCCATTATACCCCAAATTAGGATTCGGCAAACCCACATGTTTACGAATTATAGGGTTCCATAAAACCACAGTATCCGTAAACTTATCATAATCATCAGACAAGCAAATAAGACCATTACAACAACCAACAATTCTCAAATACTCACTACGACTTCTTTCAGGACATTTCAGCTCAAGATATTCCTCAAACGAATCGGCATCTGATGAATCTCCTAACTCTTCATCGTCGAAGTGTAACGCGTAACGTTCAACCCTATCAAACATGTTATAATGCCGGACAAAGAGTAAAGGACGGCGTCCGGCGGTGCTGATGTGGGTGTTGTGATGGAGAGAAATGAAATTAGGGTTTATGATTATGGAATACCATGATTTGCATATGGTGGTGCATTGAACAAGGGTTTTCAATGGTAATTTTGATAGAATTTCAACAAGAACATCTTTTGGAAGATAATCGGACATTGTTCTTCAGCTTCAAAATTCCCAGAAAATGGAGTTTTTCTAGGGGTCGCTTGAATGAGTGAATTTCCCTCTTTAAAGGAGGAAGTGGAATTTACACGCAAGTGTATGCAAAAGAAAAAGATGGgataatttatcttattttatttttcgataTTCTCGTTGAAACACGATTAAATTCGAATTTATATCGAAAGTTATCtgtatttgaatttgactaAATCCAAAGTTGCATCGGAAAATCTCATATTGGGCGAAGCTCTTCCTAACAAAAAGTGATTTCATATCCAAAGGAGTCAAATATAAGATCTCTAGTTAAGGAGGAAGAGTATTTGTTATTCAACCGTAATTCTTattgattaatatattttcatttatggTCCTTTATGACTAAGCTTTCCCAAGTATCACGATTTTGAAAAAACTTTTTTGAGGAACATTGGTTGGTgacatatattttgttttactatagttaatttgattgattttcgaatttaaattgaattagattaatttaatatttaaaaaattatattttgatttttaaaaattatacaaaataatgtTATAAGTTATCATCCATCTCATACTAACGTGATTAAGAAATATCATATCTCAAAATGCTGGTAAGAATTTATTCGATTTGACTCTCGATAAATAAAAcgtgataaataaaaatgaggaaagaatactaattaaaaaatatacgtTTTTGACTGCTCTATATCGGAAAACATATCGTATTTTATacttacaaaattatattatcatCAAAGATGAAGTACTAAGACAAATTTAAGGTTGCGAGTTGAATGATTAtgtaaaatttatgaatattgcaAACATAAGAATTAAAATCTAtataatctaattaattaaaaactttGTACTTATATTATGaggattaaaattaaaatttattaattactggaataaaaaacatttaaagaaGATTAGCTTTACCGTAATGGGAGGCTTAATTGATTGTTTGATACTCATCACTCCTTAATCCTTATTAATCGTGTACTAAGAAGCAATAGATAGGTTAAAAAGAAACATATTATACTGCATTATTTATGTGTTTGGTATCTAAATTACTCTTTCATGCATCATGTGATGACTTATgcataatataatatacttgTTGAGGTTTGTCTGCGGAGTTACGTGATTAAAAAGCatcttcaaaattcaaaaataagttttatagAAGGATGATTAGACTGATATTGTTGCATGAGATGAAGTGTTGATCCAGTCAAGAACTTTCATGATTATGTTTAAAAGATTTATGAAATGAAGATGTAAAGGTGGATGTGTGATCATACTATAGGAACAATAAAGTTGGAAATGAGGATTTCGG contains these protein-coding regions:
- the LOC107026543 gene encoding F-box/kelch-repeat protein At3g23880, with translation MSDYLPKDVLVEILSKLPLKTLVQCTTICKSWYSIIINPNFISLHHNTHISTAGRRPLLFVRHYNMFDRVERYALHFDDEELGDSSDADSFEEYLELKCPERSRSEYLRIVGCCNGLICLSDDYDKFTDTVVLWNPIIRKHVGLPNPNLGYNGRGSCIYGFGFDCVKHDYKVVRVVYNSTATEDYKLQIPPTIEFLDKLRAVKFLVPPGVEVYSLSSGVWRTISDACPSYILHQNHSVSTFLNGAVHWIASHSSDDDDGNGSSNNDCSCSSSSSSGNSKDCSFIVAFDVGNEKFSEISLPDSVAERNVMKLDVMITGTSLALIEYEKFWQSDYCWIWVMKEYGVVKSWSRLHNIDLRGGFRNVVGFRTHGELLISARMVGMVSYNPKRRNISYLGIHGTNRSFHGEPFFESLALVGKEDRFAQQANSTTDVVQEIGSVLNNDQDGTVLDNGGDGTVLGNGGDGTVLGNGEDGTEEHT